Below is a window of Pseudanabaena sp. BC1403 DNA.
ATTAAGAATCAAGCTATATCCACATATACGCGATTCATCGGAGTTTAAGAACTCAAGTGCTAACGGTTTACCACTACAAAAATATCGCCCAAACCATCCTGCTTGCAGTGATTTTCAGGTGATCGCAGAAGACATCATTAAACTAGTCAAGGCAGGAGCAAAAATCTAATGGGTAAGATTCCAGCAATTTCACAAAGATTTACAGGTGCAATTCAGGCAACTGACCAAGCCCAGCGCATTGCCGAACTGCAAACAGAAATTGAAAAGCTCCGATCTTCGCAGTCTCCAGCATTAGAAAAACAGATCGAAGCGCTAAGAATAGAGCTAAAAGAACAGTCAGGTGAAAAAGATATTGAAGTAAAAAAGATCCAAGCAAACCCCAATCAACCTCGGCAGACCATAACCAATGAAAGCATTCAAACCATTGCACGAAGCATGGAAAAAGATGGTCAGATTACCCCATTAATCGTTATCCCCCAGGATGAAACCTATCTACTATTGGATGGACAACGCCGTTGGGAAGCGGCAAAAATCTTGGGCTGGAAAACATTGAGATCGGTCATTGCCATCATGCCCAATGACCTGCATCGTAGATCTTTACTTACTTTCATTCATCATGAAGATCTTAACCCTCTAGACAAGGCTGAAGCAATTCTCAAAGAAGTCTCAAGTATCACAAGTATGAGTACTGAGGGAATATTAACCCTCCTCTCAACTGTGTTAAGGCGTTTAGAAAGACAAAAACAAGCCAGTCAGCTCACAAATCTAGTTACAGTTACCCAAGAAGAACAAAAGACGGGACTGCAAAATCTAGATGTTAGTGACGATGAAGAGAAGCTACTTTTAGCATTACTCGATTTGGCTCTAAACCCTACTTCAGTCAAGGCAAACCTTATGCCCATGCTTTCACTACCCAGTGATCTAAAACAAGCAATCAGAGAACAAGGCCTTAAAGGCGCACATGCTTTGGCACTTTCAGTACTATCAGCCAAAACACTAAAAATCTCCGAAGCAAAAGCGACTAAAGAACGCATTCAAACAACAGAACAGGTAATCCAAGAGGATTTGACAGTCGCCAAGACAAGAGAACTTATATCTCAAGTCAAATCAAAATATTTAGAAGAAAATAACGTTTCATCCAAGGAGTTTATAGCTATAAATCGCAGTGTAGAAAAACTTTCTAAAATTAATCTCACTAATATAGAACCTCAACAACTAATTGATATACGCGCAATCCTCCAGAAAAAGCTTGAAGAGATCGAGGCTGCTCTTGAGCAAGGACAATAGAACCCATGGCATTTTGAAAAATATTGCTCCGATAAAGCAAAGCTACTTTTAGAGAGAAAATCTCTTTAACATTTGCTAAGTGAAATGTAGCTACGACCTCATAGCAATAAGAGCAAGCACAGAAAATAAACGATTGCTGTTATTGCTAGATAACTTAGTAACTACAGACTGATGCAAATATTGAGGGATATGCTCAGCAAAGAACTCAAAAATACCTTCTAGAGTAGTTTTCATCGGCATAGCATCATTTAAAAATCTTTCAGTTACACTAGCCCAAAAGTCTATTTGCTCATATTCTGCGTCATTGAATTGTAGATCTAGATTTTCATCCAAATTTTGGATCGGGTTGCTATATAAGAACTTTAATAGCGCGTCGATCCAGTCAAAATGGTGCCGAAATTTACCCCATGAAATGTTCAGCCAATCTGCAATTTGCCTTTGAGACATCGAAACTAAATCAATCCCTTCAGACAGAGCTTCATAAAAACGCTGCGAGACTTCGGTTCTAAATATTTCCTTTTTACTCATTGCCTTAGGCGTAATGTCACTAGCTTTAACCTGAATATGAGGAATATCTCCTAAATCAAAATCAGATAAAAAGTAAATTACATCGCCCTCTTGAAAACGATTACCAAGCTTACGCCCAAAACATTGTCGAACATTTGCCAAAATATGGCGATCAATAAAGTCCGTAAAAGCTTGGTCTTCTTCTTCAGGATGAAACCCAGTTAAAACCACAAACTCAGCCTTAAGTGCGGCGATATTCTGGCAAGGAGTGCCAGTCACGACAAAGGTTTTTGCATCCTTAAAATCATTAGAGCCACGCGAGTCTCGAAACCAAGCACCATCAGCATCAAACTTTTTAAAATCAATGCTTTTGGTGGTCGGATCAATAGCGCATAAGTGCGAGGCGATCGCTTCAGCCTGACGAGTTTGTTCATTACCACGTTGCATTCCCAATCGTCCGATATCAGCAACTTGATAAATAGTCGGCATCTGCGAGATATCTGCTTGTTTAACCACATGAATATGAGATGCCAACTTCATCTCTAAATGTGATTGGTTAATTGTGGCATCAAGATAAAGATTTGATGCAGACTTATTCGCTATTTCACGCAAACGAGCATCGAGGAGCGAAACCGTAAGCTTTCCATTCTGAATATGTAGATCACCATATTGAATCTTGCCAGATAAAATATCCAGAAATTCTGAGAGCCATTGCTTTAATACCTCACGCTCGATCCTTTGCTCGAACTCAACCGAATGAAGTGTAGTAGCACTCTTGAGTAAAGAATTTAACCTAGCCAGCTCACGCTTGTCTTTACCCTTTGCATGATCAAACTCAGAATCAGCAATTCCATCAACCGTATCAAGAATCGATAAATCTGGTTCAAGTACATTTGCTAGTAGAGAGCTATCAATTATTTCAGGGATTGCTTCCTTAATTTTGTGATAATCCAAACCAAATCGAGACTTATTTTCTAACAAATGATGTAACTTATTGAGCAGACTGATCGCTTGTTGTCTATTCTCAATATCAGTACGTGAAAGCTTTGCGATCGCCGCATCAATATCGGCGCGATCGACCTGAATTTGACGCATAGTTACAATGCTTTCTCCTACTTCTTCCCAAACAAGCAAAGTCTTTGAATAGTCATAATCATCAGGACTGGGCAAACTAGCAGGATGAGAACGTAGGATATTTGACTTAAAAGCGATTGCTCGTTCATGTCTAAAGCCAAAACCATCACCACTAGAATGACGACAAGCATTGAGTAAAGGGCAAGTCTCGCAGACGATACGAGTATCAAAAATAGCCTTATTCCGTAAGGCTGCGATCGCTCCTGTGCGGGAGCAATTAGACTTAGTATGCAGATCATCACGATAGTTAGCCCGCCGCAACTTACCGTTTTTATCAGTCAAGCCACGATGACGAGCAGGCAGCATTTGCCATTCTTGTAAAGTCTCTGTAGTGACATTACGAGAATCATTCGAGACATAAATAATTTTTTCAACACCATTTAGTAACTCAGGACGCAACAAACCTGCATCATGACTTTTGCCCGTACCCGTCGCCGAAGCATCCAAAACATGTTTATGGGCTTGAAGTGAATTACGCCAAGTTTCCAGTCTCGTGCCAGATTTATACTCCAAAGAAGGATTAGTGACAGTGACTTGATGCGATCGCGCAAAGCCCTTAGCTTTAGGCTTAGGAATCAACTTATCTTGTAGCCATTGAAAAGGAGAAGACTTAGTTCTTGGCTTGTATTTAGCAATTTCAAAGAACTGTGCGATCGTTAAAAGCTGGATATTTGAGCGATCGGGCAATTCATCGATGTCATCATCATCTTTGGTGAACTGCCCCCACCACAATACGTCGATGTTATAGCCAAGCTCAACTAGAAAATCTAAATTATTTTCATGGCGACGCATTACCTGTTTGTTAACAACGTCACCAGCATCGATCGCATATTCCAGTCTAGTTAATGTTGGACTAGCGCTAATATCTTGCAAATAGCTAATTAAAGTTTCTTTGCAAGATACAAACTGACCGCTAGAAGCACCGATAGCAGAACATTTACGAATCTTAGCTGCAAGAAAAGGTTTTACGCCTGTCCCCTCAACCAAAACTACTCGATCTAATATCCTAGGCAAGTAAGCATAAAAAGCAAGAGGTAGCTCGCCATTTTGTTGTCGAGCATCAATCCCATATGGTTTGTGCCAGCGATAGCGGCCAGAATCAGTATCTCTCAGTCGAATCTGAGCGCCTAAAATTTGTCCTTGGGGGTTCCGAATTGGGACGACATAGCCAGCCTTCATCGACTTTGCGCCCAAATTTTCAATTTCAGGTTCGGTCAATCTGCGTCGTTGAAGATCGGATATGTCAGATTCATTGAGATTAAGCTTTTGAAAATAAACCTGAAATAGACGATCTCTCTGAGTAGCATCAGGTAATTTAGCAAATCGTTCACGTTCAGATTTTTGCTGGGCTGCCTTAAGTCTGCGGTTAGTTTCTTGTCTTTGTTGACGCTCGGTTTCAGACTCTTGGCGGTCTCTAACATATTTCCCAGCGTAGTAACTACCTTTCGTTTCGCCAAGATAATGCCAACCTGACAGATCTAAATTAGTAGGATAGGTCATGCACAGGACAAGATCATCACTGATAATCCGACATTTACCTTTGACATCATCGCAAATTGGACAAGGTCGATCCGATCTTGCGGGTGAAAATTTGCCACTAGAATACTGATTGTTTTGGAGGCTCATTAATTTCCACCTCCATTGAGCTTGCTAGTGGCGATCTTTTTATAGATCTGCCGAAGCAAGACTTGCAAATTTAAAAACATCTAAATTGTCCTGATTGTAAGGGTTGTAGCGATTTCAATCAGGAAACGGAAAGACTTTTTAGAACAGTTCAAAAATTATTTTTGCCAAATTTAAAAAATTTGCAGCAAAAAGTGTTGCTAAATTCATATCTTGCGTTAAGATATAAGAAAGCATTGAACAAATTCTTCGCTCGTCAAAGCAAAACTCGTCCGTTTCCATTTATTCGATTAAGTACCTTCGGGTCATCAAGAAGCTAGTGATTGCAGTCGCTGGCTTTTTTGATGTGGAAGGGGAAAATTAGTAAGGGGATCTCCTGTAGATAAAAAACCTCAGACTAAGCATACATCAATCGCTCAAGATCTGAAACATAAAATTTAAAAAATTTATCTCTAGACATTTTGAACAGTTTGTAGGCATCAATAACCGCTATTTGCGAAACTATTTTTACCCAATATCCAATCCCAACATTTGCTATTGATAAGAGGCGATCGCTAAATTGTAAGTCCTTTCCAAAAAAAATAAGAGGCGACGCGATGCGCCGCTTTTTACTTTTGCAGTAATAATTTTGCCAACTCAGAAAAACCAGCAAACTCAGAAGCACGAGTAACGTATTGGGGTAAATGCAGCATTTTGTCTTGATAATGATGAATATTTGCCACACCGACCGATATGGGAAATTTAGTAGCATCAAACATCGTCTCATCATTGGGACTATCGCCAACGGTTAGGACTTGCTGCAAATTGATTTCAGGAAAATGATTTTTGAGCACTGTATCTAAGCCAGTTGCTTTATCTTGGTGCAGTGGTTTGATATGACATTGAACATTGCTGTAAGTGAAACTCCAGCCCATTTGATCACATAGCGAAGAGATGGCTTGAATTT
It encodes the following:
- a CDS encoding ParB/RepB/Spo0J family partition protein, encoding MGKIPAISQRFTGAIQATDQAQRIAELQTEIEKLRSSQSPALEKQIEALRIELKEQSGEKDIEVKKIQANPNQPRQTITNESIQTIARSMEKDGQITPLIVIPQDETYLLLDGQRRWEAAKILGWKTLRSVIAIMPNDLHRRSLLTFIHHEDLNPLDKAEAILKEVSSITSMSTEGILTLLSTVLRRLERQKQASQLTNLVTVTQEEQKTGLQNLDVSDDEEKLLLALLDLALNPTSVKANLMPMLSLPSDLKQAIREQGLKGAHALALSVLSAKTLKISEAKATKERIQTTEQVIQEDLTVAKTRELISQVKSKYLEENNVSSKEFIAINRSVEKLSKINLTNIEPQQLIDIRAILQKKLEEIEAALEQGQ